In Tachysurus vachellii isolate PV-2020 chromosome 1, HZAU_Pvac_v1, whole genome shotgun sequence, a genomic segment contains:
- the ap1s2 gene encoding AP-1 complex subunit sigma-2 — translation MQFMLLFSRQGKLRLQKWYVPLSDTQKKKISREVIQMVLARKPKMCSFLEWRDLKIVYKRYASLYFCCAVEDQENELITLEIIHRYVELLDKYFGSVCELDIIFNFEKAYYILDEFILGGEAQETSKKIVLKAIEQADMLQEEAEAPRSVLEEIGLT, via the exons atgcaGTTCATGCTGCTGTTTAGTCGGCAGGGCAAGCTACGCTTGCAGAAGTGGTACGTGCCGCTGTCCGACACACAAAAGAAGAAGATCTCCCGTGAGGTCATCCAGATGGTGTTGGCCCGCAAACCCAAAATGTGCAGCTTTCTGGAGTGGAGAGACTTAAAAATTGTCTACAAGAG ATATGCCAGCCTTTACTTCTGCTGTGCTGTGGAAGACCAAGAGAATGAACTGATCACCCTCGAGATCATCCACAGATATGTCGAGCTGCTGGACAAGTATTTTGGCAGC GTATGTGAGCTGGACATCATCTTTAACTTTGAGAAGGCCTACTACATCCTTGATGAGTTTATACTGGGTGGGGAAGCTCAGGAGACATCTAAGAAGATTGTATTGAAGGCCATCGAACAGGCAGATATGTTGCAAGAG GAAGCAGAAGCACCACGCAGTGTACTGGAAGAGATTGGACTCACATAA